The stretch of DNA GCATTGGGCAGGCTATAGGCCGCGTTGGAGTAGTGACTTAGGTCAAGCCCTGTATGTAATTTTATGCGTGAATTGATCCGGTAATTATACTCTAGCCCCATATACATTACGTTATTGAATTTGCTGCTGAACATCAGGTTTTTGGGGTTAGAGTGTATAGTCCAAGGGTTGTTGGTATAGACGACTCCTGGACCAAGTTTAAACTCTAACCTTGAGCGACGGTTTTCACTTAGACGCCATTTCATGAATGGCACCAATGCCCAAGCCTCACCTAAAATGGGGTTTCTGAAGTCAAAGTAAAAAAGAGAAAGTCCTATCTGAGGAAAACCATAGGCAGCTTCCCAGCCGTGTTTTCCGGTAGTAAGCCAGGAAGCGTTGACTTCGAATCCTGCTGGGTGTGAGCTTGATAAGTGACTTACGAGCTCTCCATTGTTAATAATAGAGCCATAGTGAGCAGAAACACTAAACTCCTTGGGTACAAAACGGGAAGACTTGCGGACTTTTTTGAGCGGCTGAGCCTGTAGGTATGTAATTGAAAACAACCCTAACAAAAAGATTGATAAAAGTAAGTTTTTCATTATAACTTGGGGTATCAAATAAAAGAGTTTTAATTTAGGAATAGTTGAAAAATAGGTTACTTATTCGTGGAGGCTTCTTTCTGAGATAAAGTACTTACTTTTTGTGGTACGGGCAAAAGAAGCTCATAGTCTCAGTGGAACAAAAAAACGTAACCCAAAGAGCAAGCTCAGCAAAGCTAATCAGGATGAAAAAATCACCTCCAAAACGAGAAAATATTTTTTGTCTATTCTTTAGGTTAGTTAAAACAGAAAAAATAAAGTGTTCCAAGAGAAGGTAATGCCTGTTTGTTGAACAGTGTTCTATGGAGCAGGTTATTTTTATAGTTTTACTTATTAAAAATCCATACAATGCAAAGATATATATTTCTTGGATTATGCCTTCTAATAACAGCAAGTAAACTCAAGGCACAAGAAGCAAAAGCAGTTGCATATTTGCAAAAAGCAAAGAAAGCTTATCAGAGTAAAAAGCTGGGAGAAACCCAAAAGTATCTAGACAGTGCTTTACAGGTAGATAATACATATGCAAAGGCGTATGCCAGGAGAGGTTTGTTGAAGTATGAATTGTCTGAAATGGACAACGCTTTGAGCGATTATGGCAAGGCCATTGCCTTGGTTGAGCGTCAATCGCGTAACGATTACTTATTTTTGGCAAAACTATACTACAGAAGAGGGGCTACTTATCATCAAAAATTATTGAATAAAAAAGCCCTGAAAGATTTTAATAAAGCCCTTAAGTTCAACCCCCAATATACCCAGGCTT from Microscilla marina ATCC 23134 encodes:
- a CDS encoding acyloxyacyl hydrolase: MKNLLLSIFLLGLFSITYLQAQPLKKVRKSSRFVPKEFSVSAHYGSIINNGELVSHLSSSHPAGFEVNASWLTTGKHGWEAAYGFPQIGLSLFYFDFRNPILGEAWALVPFMKWRLSENRRSRLEFKLGPGVVYTNNPWTIHSNPKNLMFSSKFNNVMYMGLEYNYRINSRIKLHTGLDLSHYSNAAYSLPNASINIPSLSLGVTYTPHTEHVVLKDSLANYEKKWSFHALVSGSIIELDANQARKNHIVSITALASKRVGRKSALNIGIEYSRNTALEQYARRLYTNAQQPVPDFRRVAIVAGHELLAGRLALVTQLGYYVYRPFSKEPDNTPVDMPIYQRYGMKYYFHKHFFGQYTFKTYLGVAEAIEWSLGYYF